The Mustela erminea isolate mMusErm1 chromosome 6, mMusErm1.Pri, whole genome shotgun sequence genome includes a region encoding these proteins:
- the BHLHE41 gene encoding class E basic helix-loop-helix protein 41, producing the protein MDEGIPHLQERQLLEHRDFIGLDYSSLYMCKPKRSMKRDDSKDTYKLPHRLIEKKRRDRINECIAQLKDLLPEHLKLTTLGHLEKAVVLELTLKHLKALTALTEQQHQKIIALQNGERSLKSPIQSDLDAFHSGFQTCAKEVLQYLSRFESWTPREQRCVQLINHLHAVATQFLPTPQLLTQQVPLSKGAGAPSVAAPAGSAAAPCLERGGQKLEPLAHCVPVIQRTQPSAELAAENDTDTDSGYGGEAEARPDREKGKGSGAGRVTIKQEPPGEDSPAPKRMKLDSRGGGGGGGLGGGAAAAAAALLGPDPAAAAALLRPDAALLSSLVAFGGGGGAPFAQPAAAAAAAAPFCLPFYFLSPSAAAAYVQPFLDKSGLEKYLYPAAAAAPFPLLYPGIPAPAAAAAAAAAAAAAAAFPCLSSVLSPPPEKAGAAAATLLPHEVAPPGALHPPHPHGRTHLSFAGAREPGNPESSAQEDPSQPGKETH; encoded by the exons ATGGACGAAGGAATTCCTCATTTGCAAGAGAGACAGTTACTGGAACATAGAGATTTTATAGG ACTGGACTATTCCTCTTTGTATATGTGTAAGCCCAAAAGAAGCATGAAGCGAGACGATAGCAAG GATACCTACAAATTACCGCACagattaatagaaaagaaaagaagagatcgAATTAATGAATGCATTGCTCAGCTGAAAGATTTACTGCCTGAACATCTGAAGTTGACA ACTCTGGGGCATCTGGAGAAAGCGGTAGTCTTGGAATTAactttaaaacacttaaaagCTTTAACAGCCTTAACCGAACAGCAGCATCAGAAGATAATTGCTTTACAGAATG GGGAGCGATCTCTGAAATCGCCCATTCAGTCCGACTTGGATGCGTTCCACTCGGGATTTCAAACATGCGCCAAAGAAGTCTTGCAATACCTCTCCCGGTTTGAGAGCTGGACGCCTAGGGAGCAGCGGTGTGTCCAGCTGATCAACCACTTGCACGCCGTGGCCACCCAGTTCTTGCCCACCCCCCAGCTGTTGACTCAACAGGTTCCTCTGAGCAAAGGCGCCGGCGCGCCCTCGGTCGCCGCCCCCGCAGGGTCCGCGGCCGCCCCCTGCCTGGAGCGTGGGGGGCAGAAGCTTGAGCCCCTCGCCCACTGCGTGCCGGTCATCCAGCGGACTCAGCCCAGCGCCGAGCTCGCCGCCGAGAACGACACGGACACCGACAGCGGCTACGGCGGCGAGGCCGAGGCGAGGCCGGACCGCGAGAAGGGCAAGGGCTCCGGGGCTGGCCGCGTCACCATCAAGCAGGAGCCCCCCGGAGAGGACTCGCCGGCGCCCAAGAGGATGAAGCTGGATtctcgcggcggcggcggcggcggcggcctggGGGGCGgcgcggcggcagcggcggccgcTCTCCTGGGGCCCGACCCGGCCGCCGCCGCAGCACTGCTGAGACCCGACGCCGCCCTGCTCAGCTCGCTGGTGGCGTTCGGCGGAGGCGGGGGCGCGCCCTTCGCGcagcccgccgccgccgcggccgccgcggcccccttctgcctgcccttCTACTTCCTTTCGCCTTCCGCGGCGGCCGCCTACGTGCAGCCCTTCCTGGACAAGAGTGGCCTGGAGAAGTACCTGTACCCGGCGGCGGCCGCCGCCCCGTTCCCACTGCTGTACCCCGGCATCCCCgcgcccgcggccgccgccgccgcagccgccgccgccgccgccgccgccgccttccCCTGCCTGTCCTCGGTGTTGTCGCCCCCTCCGGAGAAGGCCGGCGCCGCCGCCGCGACCCTCTTACCGCACGAGGTGGCGCCCCCTGGGGCGCTGCACCCCCCGCACCCGCACGGCCGCACCCACCTGTCCTTCGCCGGCGCCCGCGAGCCCGGGAACCCGGAGAGCTCCGCTCAGGAAGATCCCTCGCAGCCAGGAAAGGAAACCCACTGA